One genomic segment of Hippoglossus hippoglossus isolate fHipHip1 chromosome 22, fHipHip1.pri, whole genome shotgun sequence includes these proteins:
- the ngb gene encoding neuroglobin — MEKLSGKDKELIRGSWESLGKNKVPHGVIMFSRLFELDPALPSLFHYNTNCGSTQDCLSSPEFLEHVTKVMLVIDAAVSHLDDLHTLEDFLLNLGRKHQAVGVSTQSFAVVGESLLYMLQCSLGQGYTAPLRQAWLNMYSIVVAAMSRGWAKNGEDEAD; from the exons atggagaagcTGTCAGGAAAGGACAAGGAGCTGATACGAGGCAGCTGGGAGAGCCTGGGAAAAAACAAAGTTCCTCATGGTGTCATCATGTTTTCCAG ACTGTTTGAGCTGGACCCCGCGCTCCCCAGTCTTTTCCACTACAACACAAACTGTGGCTCCACACAAGACTGCCTCTCCAGCCCCGAGTTCCTGGAACATGTCACCAAG GTGATGCTTGTGATCGATGCAGCCGTCAGCCACCTCGACGACCTTCACACCTTGGAGGACTTTCTGCTCAACCTCGGCAGGAAGCACCAGGCAGTGGGAGTCAGCACACAGTCATTTGCT GTGGTGGGTGAGTCCCTTCTCTACATGCTGCAGTGCAGTCTGGGCCAGGGCTACACGGCGCCGCTGCGTCAAGCCTGGCTCAACATGTACAGCATCGTGGTAGCAGCCATGAGCCGAGGGTGGGCCAAGAATGGCGAGGACGAGGCCGACTGA
- the fam161b gene encoding protein FAM161B, which translates to MCPNTSSCELQPCCVDIRTRGESASGFMANRGARSDAAGALPLVSTDGANATATDGPAAQTVSDTQTNMSKLEALVVDGLRSDLILQKQRKSLTEALRQQLQETENRHVELLERRIHQNALLSTDVHKETYDKKELNAQTKPVGMRRSISTYALTSVKDTSRHVRWTETPNSTSSAWVHCSVKATKTQQCERSALSKTTQMRKEEEAEAECQKKFCAHPVPSHVVQPLYQEMMALQEKERKQGLEQRKNFLLSIQKPFTFQEREKEKREKLIALLNQISQEQENKAANVRKPPRKVEKDPLHSKLKDQEEVSRTVHTQTTVRQENSSAPCMPKLRTAKRTRKEKLGFLDEKPSFQPKIIQQVPDFRRLHKALQTEVLRKSQSKDVTKCQPFSLRTSALPERQRKMSPEKSQEPKLSHLSRSKSLGALTSLSTDTLPTYITDAVRQRSMAIRKSLELRDSKNQEHAEWLRTYQTRSQAMKKTVALHAKLLDPHSSLKEVYDDKLKLHTMADQQRMREYMTELQHMKARVSERPYLFEQVKQRNAKAVAEQTYRDKLRKAGFMEQFVEEKGAGIEETSFSSRSEDDANENDQRRENDIHRREENVDDGEKIEDVEEESVKSKGEEMP; encoded by the exons ATGTGTCCTAACACGAGCAGCTGTGAGCTCCAGCCATGTTGTGTTGACATTCGCACCAGAGGGGAGAGCGCTTCCGGGTTTATGGCCAATCGCGGAGCACGCTCTGACGCGGCGGGCGCTCTTCCGCTTGTGTCCACAGACGGTGCTAATGCTACCGCTACCGACGGCCCAGCTGCACAGACTGTCAGTGATACCCAG acaAACATGTCTAAGCTGGAGGCCTTGGTAGTGGATGGACTGAGGTCGGATTTGATTCTCCAGAAACAGCGGAAGTCCCTGACTGAAGCCCtcagacagcagctgcaggagacagagaacAGACATGTAGAGTTGCTGGAGAGGAGGATTCATCAGAACGCTCTCCTGTCAACAGATGTTCACAAAGAGACCTATGATAAAAAGGAATTGAACGCGCAGACCAA ACCTGTTGGAATGAGGAGATCCATCTCTACGTATGCCCTGACCTCAGTCAAAGATACCTCACGCCATGTTAGATGGACAGAGACGCCTAACTCAACTTCTTCAGCCTGGGTACACTGTTCAGTCAAAGCTACCAAGACACAGCAGTGTGAACGGTCCGCTTTAtctaaaacaacacagatgaggaaagaggaggaggccgaggcTGAATGTCAGAAGAAGTTCTGCGCCCACCCAGTCCCCAGCCATGTCGTGCAGCCTCTCTATCAGGAGATGATGGCGctgcaagagaaagagaggaagcagGGTCTCGAGCAGAGGAAGAACTTCTTGCTCTCCATTCAGAAACCTTTCACTttccaggagagagagaaagagaaaagggagaagtTGATAGCTTTGTTAAACCAAATCTCACAGGAGCAGGAAAACAAGGCAGCTAATGtcaggaaacctcctcgcaaaGTGGAAAAGGACCCGCTACATTCTAAGCTGAAAG ACCAGGAGGAGGTCAGCAGGACAGTCCACACTCAGACAACCGTGCGACAGGAGAATTCCTCTGCACCCTGCATGCCAAAGCTCCGCACCGCCAAGCGCACCAGGAAAGAAAAGCTGGGCTTCCTGGATGAGAAGCCCAGCTTCCAGCCAAAAATCATCCAGCAGGTCCCAGATTTCCGCAGGTTGCACAAGGCCTTGCAGACAGAGGTGCTGAGGAAATCTCAGAGTAAAGATGTGACAAAGTGTCAGCCCTTCAGCCTCAGAACATCAGCTCTgcctgaaagacaaagaaagatgAGCCCAGAAAAATCTCAG GAACCAAAACTAAGTCATCTCAGTAGAAGTAAGTCGCTTGGGGCCTTAACGTCActgtccacagacacactgcCCACATACATTACAGATGCTGTGAGGCAGCGCAGCATGGCCATCAG GAAATCCCTGGAGCTGAGGGATAGTAAGAATCAGGAGCACGCAGAGTGGTTGAGGACATATCAAACGAGGTCCCAGGCCATGAAGAAAACAGTCGCCCTCCATGCAAAGCTGCTGGACCCACACAGCAGCTTGAAAGAAGTTTATGATGACAAACTAAAGCTACACAC GATGGCAGACCAGCAAAGGATGAGAGAGTACATGACAGAGTTACAGCACATGAAGGCCCGAGTTAGTGAACGCCCTTATCTCTTCgagcaggtgaagcag AGAAATGCAAAGGCTGTCGCGGAGCAGACATACAGGGACAAGCTGAGGAAAGCTGGGTTCATGGAGCAGTTTGTTGAAGAAAAAGGTGCAGGGATAGAAGAAACATCATTCTCATCCAGATCTGAGGACGACGCCAACGAAAATGACCAAAGACGTGAAAATGACATTCATCGCAG GGAAGAAAATGTAGACGACGGGGAGAAAATTGAAGATGTGGAAGAGGAGAGCGTGAAGTCCAAAGGGGAAGAAATGCCATGA